The genomic window AAGTCTTCGGGGTCACTTATGATCGATATGTGCTGATACAACTGCACAGAGAACTCACCAACCAGCTGCATCTGAAGCGTATCGTCGAAATGCCCAGCCATGGCGCCAAGGCTGCCGGATCGTTATATTCCATCGGTTTTGCCGTGGCCGGATGCGATGTCACGCTGGTGAACCCGGAAATCAATATGCTTGCCAAATGGGACGATATCGGTCAGACCGATCGAATGAGTTACAGGGAGAATGTCGATCCCTGCCGAACCCTGTTTGAAACAGATGCCTTTGACCTGGCCTGGAATTTTGTGACCTGGACTGAACTGGAAGACCCAAAGCGGTATCTACAGGAAATGAAGCGGATCTCAAGAAAATATATCCTTTTGGTGACCTGCAACAATTTTCAGCCCGGCTATCCCTGGCACCGGTTTTTACATTACTGGTATGGATTTCACTGGAATCACGGCCAGGTAAAATACAACCACATCACCACAGTGAGAAAACTGTTCAAGCAATTAGGCATCCAGGTGATCGAATCCGGCGCCATCGACACCCCTGGCTGGCCCGATCCCAGCGGCCCCAGGGATGTCCGGCTCCACCGTCGCTACGGTAGCAAAGATCCCCGTCTGCAATCCACCCCGGACTGGGACGTCCCGATTCTCGATTATGTGAAAAATAATTCATATCCCGGGTGGATGAAAAAACTGGGCAA from Desulfotignum phosphitoxidans DSM 13687 includes these protein-coding regions:
- a CDS encoding methyltransferase domain-containing protein, yielding MGKEREVFGVTYDRYVLIQLHRELTNQLHLKRIVEMPSHGAKAAGSLYSIGFAVAGCDVTLVNPEINMLAKWDDIGQTDRMSYRENVDPCRTLFETDAFDLAWNFVTWTELEDPKRYLQEMKRISRKYILLVTCNNFQPGYPWHRFLHYWYGFHWNHGQVKYNHITTVRKLFKQLGIQVIESGAIDTPGWPDPSGPRDVRLHRRYGSKDPRLQSTPDWDVPILDYVKNNSYPGWMKKLGKWDMLFRKGVFKLPLSHLFYVLGEK